A window of the Chloroflexus sp. Y-396-1 genome harbors these coding sequences:
- a CDS encoding HAD family hydrolase: MKAIKRRLILWDIDGTLLSTDGIAANAMRTALRKLIGPNVHIERTSYAGKTDWQIIRESLPSLDAAIVHERLHEFIELYTAELNAQREALIARSTVFTGVVEALQALTEYGCQAPLTGNVVAAARIKLECTGLLPWLDLEAGAYGDDHFDRLALPLIATVRASSRYRYNFLPADVVIIGDTPRDIACGKNFGARTVAVATGPFTMTELAWHHPDALLPDLSDTPTVLKAVLGV, translated from the coding sequence CAATCAAGAGACGTCTTATCTTATGGGATATTGACGGAACACTTCTTTCAACCGACGGTATTGCTGCCAACGCGATGCGCACTGCCCTTCGTAAGCTAATTGGCCCCAATGTACATATTGAGCGTACTTCGTATGCCGGGAAAACTGATTGGCAGATTATACGCGAGAGTTTACCTTCGCTTGATGCAGCAATCGTTCATGAGCGTCTGCACGAATTTATTGAATTGTACACTGCTGAGTTAAATGCACAACGTGAAGCATTAATTGCGCGCTCTACTGTCTTTACGGGAGTTGTTGAAGCTCTCCAAGCCTTGACCGAATATGGGTGTCAGGCGCCACTGACCGGAAATGTTGTGGCTGCGGCGCGCATCAAGTTAGAATGTACCGGCCTGCTCCCCTGGCTTGATCTCGAAGCCGGTGCGTATGGCGACGACCACTTTGATCGTCTAGCGCTACCGCTGATTGCAACCGTTCGTGCGTCTAGTCGTTATCGTTACAACTTTTTGCCTGCTGACGTCGTCATTATCGGTGATACCCCGCGTGATATTGCTTGTGGCAAAAACTTTGGTGCTCGTACTGTAGCGGTGGCAACTGGCCCCTTCACAATGACCGAACTGGCCTGGCATCATCCTGACGCACTACTCCCCGATTTGAGTGATACTCCAACCGTGTTGAAAGCAGTGTTGGGCGTGTGA
- a CDS encoding SDR family oxidoreductase, producing MTSQFHGKVALVTGAASGIGRASALAFAREGARVVVADIQVAGGEETAQMITSMGGEALFIKTDISKAPEVEELIRQTVTHYGRLDFAHNNAAVEGIIAPTADYPEDEWDRTINTNLKGTWLCMKYEIRQMLQQGGGAIVNTASVVGLVGAPGLPAYCAAKGGVVQLTKAAAIEYAKAGIRINAVCPGSIYTPMLERLLAQPGVEAGALAALPIGRIGTPEEIAGAVIWLCSAAASYVIGHLMVVDGGLVAQ from the coding sequence GTGACGTCTCAATTTCATGGCAAGGTTGCACTTGTTACCGGTGCTGCATCCGGGATTGGTCGGGCCAGTGCCCTTGCGTTTGCCCGTGAAGGTGCACGAGTAGTTGTGGCAGATATTCAGGTCGCCGGTGGTGAGGAAACGGCACAGATGATTACCTCGATGGGCGGTGAAGCGCTCTTTATCAAGACCGACATTTCAAAAGCGCCGGAAGTTGAAGAGTTAATTCGACAAACCGTCACCCATTATGGACGGCTTGATTTCGCCCACAACAATGCGGCCGTTGAAGGTATCATTGCACCTACCGCTGATTATCCAGAAGATGAGTGGGATCGCACCATCAACACGAACCTCAAAGGAACGTGGCTCTGCATGAAGTATGAGATACGCCAAATGCTGCAACAGGGCGGTGGCGCCATTGTCAATACGGCTTCAGTGGTGGGATTGGTAGGCGCACCTGGGCTGCCAGCTTACTGTGCCGCTAAGGGAGGTGTGGTGCAATTGACGAAAGCGGCGGCGATTGAGTATGCTAAGGCAGGCATCCGCATTAATGCCGTTTGTCCGGGTTCAATCTATACCCCGATGTTGGAACGTCTCCTTGCTCAACCCGGCGTAGAAGCCGGTGCCTTGGCAGCCTTACCGATTGGTCGGATTGGTACCCCTGAAGAGATTGCCGGGGCGGTTATATGGCTCTGTTCGGCGGCTGCTTCGTATGTGATCGGGCATCTGATGGTGGTTGATGGTGGCTTAGTAGCCCAGTAA